The DNA window CGGACGTGGCCGACTGCACGAACTGGGGGTCAGCGCCTCGGATGGTGCCCATCGAGTCGGCCACCGGATCGAGGACGGCGGTCGCCGCGCCTGGGAGCTGACCGAAGAAAGCGCGCGCGAAATCGACGATCGCGTCCACGACAACCCCTGGCCCTACATCGCCGCAGGCACCGCCCTGGGGCTCGCGATCGGCTACATGCTCGGCCGGCGCTGAATGCTCCTCGCCATGCCCTGTCCTGGGCATGGCGAGTGTTCTTCGCTCATGCTCCACCCTCCGACCTTTCGCTCCAGAGCTCACGCCCCCCTGCCTGGCAGGGTCGTGATCAAAGCAGCGACAGCTGAGCCCCCGGCACCGAGAAACCTGTGCAATCGAGCCCTTCCACACGTTGGCGCTCGAGCCCATAGCGCCGCCGCGCAAGGCGGAAACGCTGCGCGATCAACTCAGCGAAAACTCCCTCCCCCTTCATTCGGGTCGAAAAGTCGGCGTCATACAGCTGTCCGCCCCGGCTCTGGCGCATCAGCCCCAGCACATGGTCGGCGCGCATCGGATAGTGCTCTCTTAGCCACTCCTCGAACAGCACCGCTACCTCGCGCGGCAGGCGAAGCAGTACGTAGCCGGCACTGTCGGCCCCAGCCTCCGCGGCGGCCTCCAACAGGCGCTCGAGCTCGTGATCGTTGAGCATTGGAATGATCGGCGCGCACAGCACCCCGACCGGCACTCCCGCCTCCTTAAGCCTGCGAATCACCCTGAGCCGCGCGGCCGGCGCGGCGGCGCGTGGCTCCATCCGGCGCTTGAGTTCGTCGTCGAGCGTAGTGAGGCTGACCATCACCCGTACCAGGCGATGCTCGGCGAGCTCCGCGAGCAGATCGAGATCGCGCAGCACCATCGCTCCCTTGGTCACCAAGGTGAGCGGGTGGCGATAGCGCAGCAGCACCTCGAGCGCTGCGCGGGTCAACTTCATCTCGCGCTCGATCGGCTGGTAGGGGTCAGTGTTGCTGCCCAGTGCGATCGGCTGGCAGCGGTAGCCCGGTGCCGACAGCTGCCGCTCGAGCACTTCGGCCAGGTTGGTCTTGGCGATCAGCCGTGTCTCGAAGTCGAGCCCAGGGGAGAGATCCCAATAGGCGTGGCTCGGTCGCGCAAAGCAGTAGATGCAGCCGTGCTCGCAGCCTCGATAGGGGTTGAGCGAACGGTCGAAGGGGATATCGGGCGAATCATTGCGGCTGATCACCGACTTGGCTCGCTCGAGGCGCACCTCGGTGAGTCTCGGCAACGGCGTTTCCTGATACCAGCCGTCGTCGACCAACTCGATACGAGCGGACTGGAAACGATTGGCCGGATTATGGCCGGTACCCCGCCCTCTCGGCGTAGCGTTCTCAGCGACCATGGCAGCGCTCCATATGTACGTTCATACAGTACAGTATGGGGCGCTTGCACACCTCACGTCGAGCGATCCAGGCGCAGACGCCCTAGACGAGTAA is part of the Halotalea alkalilenta genome and encodes:
- a CDS encoding DUF883 family protein: MLGLFSSRSRRDAQEYAKELRRGLRESARHGRGRLHELGVSASDGAHRVGHRIEDGGRRAWELTEESAREIDDRVHDNPWPYIAAGTALGLAIGYMLGRR
- a CDS encoding PA0069 family radical SAM protein — its product is MVAENATPRGRGTGHNPANRFQSARIELVDDGWYQETPLPRLTEVRLERAKSVISRNDSPDIPFDRSLNPYRGCEHGCIYCFARPSHAYWDLSPGLDFETRLIAKTNLAEVLERQLSAPGYRCQPIALGSNTDPYQPIEREMKLTRAALEVLLRYRHPLTLVTKGAMVLRDLDLLAELAEHRLVRVMVSLTTLDDELKRRMEPRAAAPAARLRVIRRLKEAGVPVGVLCAPIIPMLNDHELERLLEAAAEAGADSAGYVLLRLPREVAVLFEEWLREHYPMRADHVLGLMRQSRGGQLYDADFSTRMKGEGVFAELIAQRFRLARRRYGLERQRVEGLDCTGFSVPGAQLSLL